A single Bacillus sp. OxB-1 DNA region contains:
- a CDS encoding STAS domain-containing protein gives MAKMELVDNGILVVSLHGELDNHEANRIRTHISSSIFTGQARAVVWDLDGLGFMDSAGIGLILGRMRDLAPLGGETLILNPSPTMEKIFNFSGLGPYIRHCTVAQAIGEIGGVLHEQ, from the coding sequence ATGGCAAAGATGGAACTTGTCGACAACGGAATATTAGTAGTGTCATTACATGGTGAATTGGATAATCATGAGGCCAACCGGATCCGCACTCATATTTCATCGTCCATATTCACCGGGCAGGCGAGAGCCGTCGTATGGGATTTGGATGGGCTTGGATTCATGGATAGTGCGGGAATCGGCCTGATTCTCGGCAGGATGAGAGATTTGGCTCCTCTTGGCGGAGAAACGCTTATTTTGAATCCATCTCCGACGATGGAAAAGATATTTAATTTTTCCGGTCTAGGTCCATATATTAGACATTGCACGGTCGCCCAGGCGATCGGGGAAATCGGAGGGGTCTTACATGAACAATGA
- the spoIIAB gene encoding anti-sigma F factor has translation MNNEMKLSFVAIEENEALARMALTCFITPLDPTIEEISEFKTIVSEAVTNAIIHGYECDGTSFVEIHAQIEDHTVKMTVSDTGTGIFDVDQAMEPMFTTRPQMERSGMGFTIMESFSDSLSVESEMGRGTVVRFEKTFSPVTEASRTR, from the coding sequence ATGAACAATGAAATGAAATTATCGTTTGTCGCAATTGAAGAGAACGAAGCATTGGCCCGGATGGCGCTCACTTGTTTCATCACCCCGCTCGATCCGACCATCGAGGAGATCTCCGAGTTCAAAACGATTGTGTCGGAAGCGGTGACGAACGCGATCATCCACGGGTATGAATGCGATGGGACGAGCTTTGTCGAAATCCATGCCCAGATCGAGGACCATACGGTGAAGATGACGGTGAGCGACACGGGAACCGGCATCTTTGACGTGGACCAGGCGATGGAGCCGATGTTCACGACACGGCCGCAAATGGAGCGGTCCGGCATGGGGTTCACCATCATGGAAAGCTTTTCCGACAGCCTGTCTGTCGAGTCTGAAATGGGAAGAGGAACAGTGGTTAGGTTCGAGAAAACGTTTTCTCCGGTAACGGAAGCAAGCAGAACGAGGTGA
- a CDS encoding SigF/SigG family RNA polymerase sporulation sigma factor has translation MDLSVDKQDVLLSQEKMRELIQASQAGDKEARRLMVEGNTRLVWSIVQRFASRGADLEDLFQIGCIGLMKSIDKFDLSFDVKFSTYAVPMIVGEIQRFLRDDGMVKVSRSIRELSFKIRHATDDYVKKHGRSPSISEIAEVLEVPIDDVILASDALRDPASLHEQLYESEGDSLTLMDQLRDNRSEKVFDHIPLRDVISRLSKRDQTIIYMRYYLDCTQSDIAERIGISQVQVSRLEKKILAQLKAWMGVNAEESIEKVRTE, from the coding sequence ATGGACCTATCTGTTGATAAGCAGGACGTATTATTATCTCAAGAGAAAATGAGAGAGCTGATCCAAGCTTCCCAGGCAGGCGATAAAGAGGCGAGGCGGCTCATGGTCGAAGGCAATACGAGGCTTGTCTGGTCCATCGTCCAGCGCTTTGCCTCGCGGGGGGCGGACCTGGAGGACTTGTTCCAGATCGGCTGCATCGGCCTGATGAAATCCATTGATAAATTCGACCTTTCGTTTGATGTGAAATTTTCGACCTACGCCGTCCCGATGATCGTCGGGGAAATCCAGCGGTTCCTACGGGATGACGGCATGGTGAAAGTGAGCCGTTCCATCCGGGAGCTGAGCTTCAAAATCCGCCATGCGACCGATGATTACGTCAAAAAGCATGGAAGATCCCCTTCCATTTCGGAGATTGCGGAGGTGCTCGAAGTCCCGATCGACGACGTCATCCTCGCGTCCGATGCGCTGCGGGACCCCGCTTCGCTTCATGAGCAGCTTTACGAAAGCGAAGGGGACAGCCTGACGTTGATGGATCAGCTGCGGGACAACCGTTCGGAGAAAGTGTTCGATCACATCCCGCTGCGGGACGTCATTTCCCGGTTAAGCAAACGGGATCAGACGATCATTTACATGCGCTATTACCTCGATTGCACCCAGAGCGACATCGCCGAGCGGATCGGCATTTCGCAAGTGCAAGTGTCACGGTTGGAAAAGAAGATCCTGGCCCAATTGAAAGCTTGGATGGGCGTCAACGCGGAGGAAAGTATCGAAAAAGTGAGGACGGAATGA
- a CDS encoding spore germination protein, which produces MNKIFNSMNDAETWFTELFGDGQSFDATARTLHLWDVESLILYINGLVDGDTITALLTEMQSGSEEMEKERDGAERFLSFFPYHAVAEAQDKKGILSAVLSGQVAFITAEGYAFTIDVRSYPGRQPEEPDNEKVIRGSRDGFTENLLTNTALIRRRIRVPDLRFEMHHTSVKGKTDVVLAFMKGAANEENLDFLRKRLEEICHDGLTMTDKSLEEFLVKQGFHPMPFVRYTERPDICAAHLLEGHIAIIVDTSPSVILVPITIFHHLQHAEEYRQAPLIGTFVRFVRLVGTVFSLLLLPFWYLLATEPRYLPDSLSYIGPNDVGEVPLLVQLLLGDIGIEVLRMAAIHTPTPMSTAMGLVAAIVIGQVAIDVGLFSPEVVLYVAVSAILTFAIPSYELSITTKVFRLSILLLTAIWGAAGFFMGLLILFYYLCTLKPMGIPYLWPATPFFPKAMMRILIRFPMTIDAPRPFITDAPKRNRIS; this is translated from the coding sequence ATGAATAAGATATTCAACTCGATGAATGACGCAGAAACGTGGTTTACAGAACTTTTCGGAGATGGACAGTCGTTTGACGCGACCGCCCGGACATTGCATTTATGGGATGTCGAATCGTTGATATTGTATATCAATGGGTTAGTGGATGGCGATACGATCACCGCCTTGCTGACGGAAATGCAGTCGGGCAGTGAAGAGATGGAGAAAGAGAGGGACGGCGCCGAGCGCTTCCTCTCTTTCTTCCCCTATCACGCCGTTGCGGAAGCACAAGATAAAAAGGGCATATTATCCGCCGTGTTGAGCGGCCAAGTCGCTTTTATCACAGCGGAAGGCTACGCTTTCACGATCGATGTGCGCTCTTATCCGGGGAGGCAGCCGGAGGAGCCGGATAATGAAAAGGTGATCCGCGGCTCACGGGATGGGTTTACGGAGAATCTGTTGACAAATACCGCTTTGATCCGCCGAAGGATCCGTGTGCCGGATCTTCGCTTTGAAATGCATCATACGTCTGTAAAAGGGAAAACGGACGTCGTGCTCGCATTCATGAAAGGCGCCGCCAACGAGGAGAACCTTGATTTCTTGCGGAAGCGCCTGGAAGAGATCTGCCATGACGGCTTGACGATGACGGACAAATCCCTTGAGGAGTTTTTAGTGAAACAGGGCTTTCACCCGATGCCTTTTGTCCGGTACACAGAACGTCCGGACATTTGTGCAGCGCATTTGTTGGAAGGCCATATCGCGATCATCGTGGATACCTCCCCTTCCGTAATCCTCGTGCCAATCACTATTTTCCACCATTTGCAACATGCAGAAGAATATAGGCAAGCGCCATTGATCGGGACGTTTGTCCGGTTCGTCCGTTTAGTTGGTACAGTGTTCAGTCTCCTCCTGTTGCCGTTTTGGTATTTGCTGGCGACCGAGCCGCGTTATTTGCCGGATAGTCTCAGCTACATCGGGCCGAATGACGTCGGGGAAGTCCCGTTGCTCGTCCAGTTGCTGCTCGGGGATATCGGCATAGAGGTGCTCCGGATGGCCGCCATCCATACACCGACCCCGATGTCGACGGCGATGGGGCTCGTTGCGGCGATCGTCATCGGTCAAGTGGCCATCGACGTCGGCCTGTTTTCCCCGGAAGTCGTGCTATATGTGGCGGTCAGCGCCATTTTGACATTCGCCATCCCTTCATATGAATTGAGCATCACGACGAAAGTGTTCCGCTTATCCATCCTGCTATTGACAGCGATTTGGGGCGCGGCCGGCTTCTTTATGGGGCTGCTCATTTTATTTTACTATCTGTGCACGCTCAAGCCGATGGGCATCCCTTATCTATGGCCGGCAACGCCATTTTTCCCGAAAGCGATGATGCGCATCCTCATCCGTTTCCCGATGACGATCGATGCGCCAAGGCCTTTCATTACCGATGCTCCGAAACGGAATCGCATATCCTAG
- the lysA gene encoding diaminopimelate decarboxylase → MHFYGTQSVNEKGHLTIGGVDTVDLAQIYGTPAIVYDVALFRERARAFKETFKHAGVQAQVAYASKAFSSIAIYEVAKEEGLSLDVVSGGELYTAVAAGFPRERIHFHGNNKSFTELQYAFDEKIGCLVIDNFSEIALVKEIAESREEKMKVLIRVTPGVHASTHDFITTGQEDSKFGFDLKNGQADEAFRQLKDHPYIQLLGMHCHIGSQIFETDAFRLAAETLLDKMLAWRDEHGFTCTVLNLGGGFGIRYTEEDRPLHPSAYVDEMAKVVLSMTRDANYPMPEIWIEPGRSLIGDAGTTLYTAGSRKEVPNTRTYLAVDGGMSDNIRPALYGAKYTAVTANRVNEAHEDKVTIAGKCCESGDKLIEEAYLASPVEGDIVAVFCTGAYNYSMASNYNRLPKPAVVFCENGEHRLAVRRETYEDLIRLDLSLQAVERGAVN, encoded by the coding sequence ATGCATTTCTACGGAACACAGTCGGTCAATGAGAAAGGCCATCTCACAATTGGGGGAGTCGACACGGTCGATCTCGCACAAATATACGGAACGCCAGCAATCGTTTATGATGTTGCACTGTTCCGGGAGCGCGCCCGGGCTTTCAAGGAAACATTCAAACATGCGGGTGTCCAAGCCCAAGTGGCGTATGCGAGCAAGGCTTTCTCATCCATCGCCATCTACGAAGTGGCCAAAGAGGAAGGCCTGTCGCTCGATGTCGTGTCGGGCGGGGAATTGTATACAGCGGTGGCAGCCGGGTTTCCACGTGAACGGATCCATTTCCACGGGAACAATAAAAGCTTTACGGAATTGCAATATGCGTTCGATGAAAAGATAGGCTGTCTCGTCATAGATAATTTTTCTGAAATCGCCTTAGTGAAAGAGATTGCGGAGTCCCGGGAAGAGAAGATGAAGGTACTGATCCGTGTGACGCCTGGCGTCCACGCTTCAACCCACGATTTCATCACGACGGGGCAGGAAGACTCCAAATTCGGGTTCGATCTGAAAAACGGACAGGCGGATGAAGCATTCCGCCAACTGAAAGACCATCCGTATATCCAGCTGCTTGGCATGCACTGCCATATCGGATCCCAGATTTTCGAAACGGATGCGTTCCGTCTGGCTGCGGAGACGCTCTTGGACAAGATGCTGGCATGGCGTGATGAACATGGTTTCACATGCACCGTCTTGAATCTGGGAGGCGGTTTTGGCATCCGCTATACGGAAGAGGATCGTCCGCTCCACCCTTCCGCCTATGTCGATGAAATGGCGAAAGTCGTCCTATCCATGACCCGGGACGCGAACTATCCGATGCCGGAAATTTGGATAGAGCCGGGCCGGTCGCTCATCGGGGATGCGGGGACGACGCTTTACACGGCGGGCAGCCGGAAAGAAGTGCCGAATACCCGCACGTATCTCGCTGTGGACGGCGGCATGTCGGACAACATCCGACCTGCATTGTACGGCGCGAAATATACAGCGGTCACGGCAAACCGTGTGAATGAAGCGCATGAGGATAAAGTGACCATTGCCGGAAAATGCTGCGAGTCGGGTGATAAATTGATCGAAGAGGCGTATCTCGCTTCCCCAGTGGAAGGCGATATCGTCGCGGTCTTCTGCACCGGGGCCTATAATTACTCCATGGCAAGCAACTACAATCGGCTGCCTAAGCCCGCTGTCGTCTTTTGCGAGAACGGTGAACATCGGCTCGCTGTCCGCCGGGAGACTTATGAGGATCTCATCCGGCTGGATCTGTCGCTTCAAGCGGTGGAACGAGGAGCAGTCAATTGA
- a CDS encoding GNAT family N-acetyltransferase: MACHCNLSIDLTKDFQKRRDHLMLLRYKKTYEKIAMGLLSYMPGEKNVRKLQDLIHQYETDSRWQLYLLKENEDFIGLIGLQMDEDEYTIQHLSVNPSFRGEGIGREMVRRVRAQFPDKVCRTTVETESFIEKCNEKEEGAER, from the coding sequence ATGGCTTGCCATTGTAATTTGTCGATCGATTTGACGAAGGATTTTCAGAAAAGAAGGGATCATTTGATGCTTTTACGGTATAAGAAAACGTATGAGAAGATTGCGATGGGTTTGCTCTCCTACATGCCCGGCGAGAAAAATGTGAGAAAATTGCAGGACCTCATCCACCAGTATGAAACGGACAGCCGCTGGCAATTGTATTTGTTGAAGGAAAATGAGGATTTCATCGGATTGATCGGGTTGCAGATGGATGAGGATGAGTATACGATCCAGCATCTATCCGTCAATCCGTCTTTTCGCGGGGAAGGGATCGGACGGGAGATGGTGAGGCGGGTCCGCGCCCAATTTCCGGATAAAGTATGTCGGACTACCGTCGAAACCGAATCCTTTATAGAAAAATGCAATGAAAAAGAAGAAGGAGCAGAACGTTAA
- a CDS encoding DUF309 domain-containing protein — MHPLHHPLFVKFIVYFNGNQDYFECHEVLEEYWKSLPDGNKSHPLTAYILLATGLYHWRRGNEEGALKTIRKAEDKFRTLPEEYPAFTEEIDFSRLLQDVRQSVARLEQSSDFEPFPILVSDRLQQLADEAKPSMDLLPSGSDDVLYKHMLRDRSDILLEREEKKKGRR, encoded by the coding sequence ATGCATCCACTTCATCATCCACTATTCGTAAAGTTTATTGTGTATTTCAATGGGAATCAAGATTATTTTGAATGCCACGAAGTGCTGGAGGAATATTGGAAATCCCTTCCGGACGGAAACAAATCCCATCCATTGACAGCCTATATCCTGTTAGCCACGGGACTGTATCATTGGAGGCGCGGGAATGAGGAAGGGGCTTTGAAGACGATCCGGAAAGCCGAAGATAAATTCCGGACCTTGCCCGAAGAATACCCCGCGTTCACCGAGGAGATCGACTTCTCCCGACTGTTGCAAGATGTCCGGCAGAGCGTCGCCCGGTTGGAGCAAAGTTCGGATTTCGAGCCGTTTCCGATTCTCGTTTCGGATCGCTTGCAACAACTTGCCGACGAGGCGAAGCCTTCCATGGACCTGCTTCCCTCTGGCAGTGATGATGTCCTCTATAAACATATGCTGCGGGATCGGAGCGATATTCTCTTGGAACGCGAAGAAAAGAAGAAGGGCAGACGTTAA
- a CDS encoding segregation/condensation protein A, producing MSYKVKLEVFEGPLDLLLHLINRLEIDIYDIPMAELTAQYIEHLHAMRVLQLDELSEYLVLAATLIEIKSKMLLPVHEGEELDGELDFEMEPDPRDELVARLIEYRKYKEAAISLKESAEERSGHFTKPPEDLSALGEISIGETEERLNVFDLIGAFQKMLERKRLRAPRTASITRNEKSVSEKMDDIMAALEKRGGRCDFHALFEEGDAPALVLTFLSLLELMKRRDVIVEQQQNFDRLTVSVRREDV from the coding sequence ATGTCCTATAAAGTGAAACTGGAAGTCTTCGAAGGGCCGCTGGATCTCCTTTTGCATTTGATCAACCGGCTGGAAATCGACATTTACGATATCCCGATGGCCGAATTGACAGCCCAATACATAGAACATCTTCACGCGATGCGGGTCCTCCAATTGGATGAATTGAGCGAATATCTTGTACTTGCAGCAACATTGATAGAAATCAAGAGCAAGATGCTGCTGCCGGTCCATGAAGGGGAGGAACTCGACGGAGAGTTGGACTTCGAAATGGAACCCGATCCCCGCGATGAATTGGTGGCCCGATTGATCGAATACCGCAAATATAAAGAGGCGGCGATCAGCTTGAAAGAGTCCGCGGAGGAACGTTCCGGCCATTTCACGAAACCGCCCGAAGATTTGTCGGCGCTTGGTGAAATTAGTATCGGCGAAACCGAGGAGCGATTAAACGTCTTCGACCTGATCGGGGCTTTCCAAAAAATGCTGGAACGCAAAAGGTTGCGGGCGCCTCGTACGGCTAGTATAACAAGAAACGAAAAATCTGTCAGTGAGAAGATGGATGACATCATGGCGGCCTTGGAGAAGAGGGGGGGCCGTTGTGATTTTCACGCCTTGTTCGAGGAAGGGGATGCCCCTGCATTGGTCCTCACCTTTTTGTCATTATTGGAACTGATGAAAAGAAGGGATGTCATCGTGGAACAGCAGCAGAATTTTGACAGGCTGACGGTGTCGGTCCGCCGGGAGGATGTTTGA
- the scpB gene encoding SMC-Scp complex subunit ScpB — MDAEDRLVGMVESFLFLMGDEGLTRSQLTVLTDRKEEEIEKALERLHASYEERPESGITLRMFGGAYRLVTKAEFAEDMKRLLENPSPKSMTQASLEVLAIIAYKQPVTRVEIDDLRGVKSEGPIHTLIAKGYIMEKGRSEGTGRAILYGTTDLFLDRFGLRSIADLPPLLQGEEEETEDADLFMTKFQEAFSMEEEGETDF, encoded by the coding sequence ATGGACGCAGAAGATCGATTGGTAGGTATGGTGGAAAGTTTTTTATTCTTAATGGGGGATGAAGGTTTGACCCGGTCCCAGTTAACGGTCTTGACCGATCGGAAAGAGGAGGAGATCGAAAAGGCATTGGAGCGCCTGCATGCAAGTTATGAAGAACGTCCGGAGAGCGGCATTACGCTGAGGATGTTCGGCGGTGCCTACCGGCTTGTCACGAAGGCGGAATTTGCCGAGGATATGAAGCGGTTGCTCGAAAATCCTTCCCCGAAATCGATGACACAGGCTTCCTTGGAAGTGCTGGCCATCATTGCGTATAAACAGCCGGTGACGCGGGTGGAAATCGACGACTTGCGGGGCGTCAAATCGGAAGGACCGATTCATACATTGATCGCGAAAGGATATATTATGGAGAAAGGACGCTCGGAAGGAACCGGGCGGGCTATCCTTTACGGGACGACGGATCTGTTCCTGGATCGGTTCGGCTTGCGTTCGATCGCCGATCTCCCGCCGCTGCTGCAAGGGGAGGAAGAGGAAACGGAAGACGCCGATCTGTTCATGACCAAGTTCCAAGAAGCATTCTCGATGGAAGAGGAAGGAGAGACCGATTTTTGA
- a CDS encoding D-alanyl-D-alanine carboxypeptidase family protein, translated as MKRALLLTVCFAWFMLGKPVDASAAQAYAVIDAETGRLLDGRNENTPLPIASLTKIWTAFTYLESGVESEEIIISPAAASSEGSSIYLKSGTAVQDKTLLYGLMLRSGNDAAHALAEHAGGSVEGFVQLMQEKAILHGLDRTVFTNPSGLHDERHLSTAYETGLMLRYAMENETFREIATAKKHVYQNEENTYHWRNKHRLLHSEPTAVAGKTGFTKAAGRTLATYFEKDGKRIIVVTLNDPDDWGTHLHLADKAFSTYKRVTIAKKGVYKIFPGVQAELEEPIELLIKKGEQAKLSNLVQIPRGKRPTATGVWTVSFDNEPIVATDVIIRQKR; from the coding sequence TTGAAACGGGCACTTCTGTTGACCGTATGTTTCGCCTGGTTCATGCTGGGCAAGCCTGTGGACGCATCGGCTGCGCAAGCGTATGCGGTAATCGATGCGGAGACGGGACGCCTGCTGGATGGGCGGAACGAAAACACGCCATTGCCGATTGCCAGCTTGACGAAAATCTGGACCGCTTTCACCTATCTCGAAAGCGGTGTCGAGTCGGAAGAAATCATCATATCGCCGGCGGCAGCCTCATCGGAAGGGTCGTCCATCTATTTGAAAAGCGGGACGGCCGTCCAGGATAAAACGTTGCTTTACGGCCTCATGCTGCGTTCGGGAAATGATGCCGCGCATGCGTTGGCGGAACATGCCGGTGGTTCGGTGGAGGGGTTCGTCCAATTGATGCAGGAGAAGGCGATTCTCCACGGGTTGGATCGGACCGTATTTACGAACCCATCCGGCCTGCATGATGAACGCCATCTTTCCACGGCATATGAAACTGGACTGATGCTGCGATACGCAATGGAAAATGAAACGTTCCGGGAAATCGCCACTGCGAAGAAGCATGTGTACCAGAACGAGGAAAATACGTACCATTGGCGCAACAAACATCGGCTGCTCCATTCCGAGCCGACAGCGGTTGCCGGCAAGACCGGCTTCACGAAGGCGGCCGGCCGGACATTGGCCACCTATTTCGAGAAAGACGGGAAAAGAATCATCGTCGTGACATTGAATGATCCGGATGATTGGGGCACGCATCTGCACTTGGCAGACAAGGCGTTCTCGACATATAAACGGGTCACCATCGCCAAAAAGGGTGTCTATAAAATCTTCCCGGGAGTACAAGCGGAATTGGAGGAACCGATCGAGCTGCTGATCAAAAAAGGGGAACAGGCAAAACTGTCGAATCTGGTCCAAATTCCACGCGGCAAACGTCCGACCGCCACGGGCGTATGGACGGTATCCTTCGACAACGAACCGATCGTAGCTACCGATGTGATCATACGGCAGAAGCGTTGA
- a CDS encoding pseudouridine synthase → MERLQKVLAQAGVASRRKSEQLILEGKVKVNGTTVTELGTKVTNADRVEVEGVELVKENFVYYLLYKPRGYISTVHDEKGRKTVLDLFPEVEERIFPVGRLDYDTSGVIILTNDGDFSYLMTHPKFGIKKTYMAKVKGIPTRESLRKLERGIELEDGKTAPARVKMQTVDKKSGTALIEITIHEGRNRQVRRMFDAIGHPVLKLRRESFAMLTTHGLNAGESRQLTTHEVKQLRVLAETGKIG, encoded by the coding sequence TTGGAGAGACTACAGAAAGTGCTGGCGCAAGCGGGTGTGGCGTCACGAAGAAAATCCGAGCAATTGATATTGGAAGGCAAAGTGAAAGTGAATGGTACCACTGTCACGGAACTCGGGACGAAAGTGACAAACGCGGACCGGGTGGAAGTGGAAGGCGTGGAACTCGTCAAAGAAAACTTTGTCTATTACTTACTATATAAACCGCGCGGCTACATTTCGACGGTCCATGACGAAAAAGGAAGAAAAACCGTGCTGGATCTCTTTCCGGAAGTCGAAGAGCGGATATTCCCGGTCGGCCGACTCGATTATGACACGTCTGGCGTCATTATTTTGACAAACGATGGAGACTTTTCGTATTTGATGACTCATCCGAAATTCGGTATCAAGAAAACGTACATGGCAAAAGTGAAAGGAATACCGACCCGGGAATCGCTGCGTAAGCTGGAGCGGGGAATCGAGCTGGAAGACGGCAAGACCGCCCCTGCCCGTGTGAAAATGCAGACGGTCGACAAGAAGTCGGGGACTGCACTGATCGAAATCACGATTCATGAAGGTCGGAACCGCCAAGTGCGCCGGATGTTCGATGCGATCGGCCACCCGGTCCTGAAGTTGCGCAGGGAGTCGTTCGCCATGCTGACGACGCACGGTTTGAATGCCGGGGAGTCCCGCCAGCTGACGACGCATGAAGTGAAGCAATTACGCGTTCTGGCTGAAACAGGGAAAATCGGATGA
- the resA gene encoding thiol-disulfide oxidoreductase ResA gives MDKKRKRLIIRTIVLLVLVSAVIYSIASKEKVEVLAIGDKAPDFELVDLDGNKHRLSDYKGQGVFLNFWGTWCPPCKEEMPHMEKQYQEFKDKGVQILAVDIAEPVLKVESFRDQHGLTFPIAIDKNKSVMEVYNIGPLPTTVLIDKDGKIVHIEKRGMSEKVIRSFMERIQPK, from the coding sequence ATGGATAAAAAAAGAAAACGTCTAATCATCAGGACGATTGTTCTACTAGTGCTCGTTTCGGCAGTCATCTATTCAATCGCCTCGAAAGAGAAGGTGGAAGTCCTGGCAATCGGAGACAAAGCCCCGGATTTCGAGCTTGTCGACTTGGATGGCAATAAGCATCGCCTGTCCGATTATAAAGGCCAAGGGGTATTCCTGAACTTCTGGGGAACTTGGTGTCCGCCGTGCAAAGAGGAAATGCCTCATATGGAAAAGCAGTATCAGGAATTCAAAGACAAAGGTGTCCAAATCTTGGCGGTGGATATTGCAGAACCGGTATTGAAAGTCGAATCGTTCCGGGACCAGCACGGGTTGACATTCCCGATTGCAATAGACAAGAACAAAAGTGTCATGGAAGTTTATAATATCGGGCCATTGCCAACGACTGTATTAATTGATAAGGACGGGAAAATCGTCCATATCGAAAAAAGAGGAATGAGCGAAAAGGTGATCCGATCGTTCATGGAACGCATTCAACCGAAGTAA
- the resB gene encoding cytochrome c biogenesis protein ResB encodes MSKIKCQCGHENPFGTVLCERCGRPQTEETKKSELVDMRYEGAARRSQTYKRSIVDKIWNFFSSVKVGIGIIIAVLSTSAIGTIFPQKDYIPVDQGSEVEVAAYYERVYGFFGKIYYQFGFHDMYSSWWFKVLIGMLGISIIIASVDRVVPLYKSLKRQRTKRHTSFMKVQRIFGEGTVSDPDDSLQKAEEKLKELRYNVKAEDGAILAEKNRFSRWGPYVNHTGLIIFLFGVLLRGLPGFYVDETMWIREGEVRPIKGADGYYLENNEFTVENYSKEEADAVFGEALDRVGSIVKTYQTDVTLYKQAEGSLPGQADQLEKMTDYSIAVNKPLKFDGYSVFQMSYGLDELKSMTFQLTEKASNASLGEFTVDLENPERTYELAEDTRVELLEYYPDYDGVKDGELVSKSPAPNNPAFIFNMVTPAKPQGERSFVAIRNTFEVEENDYKVSFRGVETRDKSGLTIRKDRTLPILLLGGIIFMIGVIQGSYWNHRRIWVQKGADGKMLVAAHTNKNWFSLKKDLDKVKEVSELPAYADRQDKEAKGEEEGDTQ; translated from the coding sequence ATGAGCAAAATCAAATGCCAGTGCGGTCATGAAAATCCATTTGGCACAGTGCTTTGTGAGCGATGTGGGAGACCTCAGACGGAAGAGACGAAAAAAAGCGAACTCGTCGACATGCGGTATGAAGGTGCGGCAAGAAGGTCCCAGACGTATAAAAGGTCCATCGTGGACAAAATCTGGAACTTCTTTTCAAGTGTTAAAGTCGGCATCGGCATCATCATTGCGGTTTTATCCACATCTGCCATTGGAACGATCTTTCCGCAAAAAGATTATATCCCGGTCGATCAAGGTTCAGAAGTCGAAGTAGCGGCTTACTATGAACGGGTTTACGGATTTTTCGGCAAGATCTATTATCAATTCGGTTTTCACGATATGTACAGCAGCTGGTGGTTCAAGGTACTGATCGGCATGCTCGGAATCTCCATCATTATTGCTAGTGTGGACCGGGTCGTCCCGCTGTACAAATCATTGAAAAGACAGCGGACGAAACGCCATACCTCCTTCATGAAAGTCCAGCGCATCTTCGGGGAAGGCACCGTGTCAGACCCGGATGATTCATTGCAGAAAGCGGAAGAGAAGCTGAAAGAGCTCCGCTATAACGTGAAAGCGGAGGACGGTGCCATTCTTGCGGAGAAAAACCGCTTCTCCCGCTGGGGTCCGTATGTCAATCATACCGGATTGATCATTTTCCTGTTTGGTGTCCTGTTGCGCGGGCTTCCAGGATTTTATGTCGATGAAACGATGTGGATCCGGGAAGGGGAAGTCCGTCCTATCAAGGGCGCAGATGGGTATTATCTGGAAAACAATGAATTCACCGTGGAAAACTACTCGAAAGAAGAAGCGGACGCAGTATTCGGCGAAGCGCTGGACCGGGTAGGCAGCATCGTCAAAACCTACCAAACGGATGTGACGTTGTATAAGCAGGCGGAAGGTTCGTTGCCTGGACAAGCGGATCAGCTTGAAAAAATGACCGACTATTCGATTGCTGTAAACAAACCATTGAAATTCGATGGCTATAGTGTTTTCCAAATGTCCTACGGCTTGGATGAGTTGAAATCCATGACATTCCAACTGACAGAGAAAGCAAGCAACGCATCGCTCGGTGAATTTACAGTAGATCTTGAAAACCCGGAGCGCACTTATGAACTAGCCGAAGATACGCGTGTAGAGCTGTTGGAATATTATCCTGATTACGATGGCGTCAAAGATGGGGAACTCGTTTCGAAATCCCCGGCTCCGAATAATCCAGCTTTCATCTTCAACATGGTCACGCCTGCGAAGCCACAAGGCGAACGAAGCTTTGTCGCCATCCGGAACACGTTTGAAGTGGAAGAGAATGATTATAAAGTCAGCTTCCGCGGTGTCGAAACGCGGGACAAGTCCGGGTTGACGATCCGGAAAGACAGGACTTTGCCGATTCTCCTGCTAGGGGGCATCATCTTCATGATCGGTGTCATCCAAGGCTCCTACTGGAACCATAGAAGAATCTGGGTGCAAAAAGGAGCGGATGGGAAGATGCTCGTCGCCGCACATACGAATAAAAACTGGTTCTCGTTGAAGAAGGATTTGGACAAAGTGAAAGAGGTATCGGAGCTGCCGGCCTATGCGGATCGGCAAGACAAAGAGGCCAAAGGTGAAGAGGAAGGGGATACGCAGTAA